The Pectobacterium sp. A5351 genome contains the following window.
AGGACTATGCCTAATGCGATTTTATGGAAAAAAAAGCAACTGTTGCTACGCTTTAAAGTGTTAATTTTCAGGATTTCCTGATGAATAAGGTTAACTAGAAAACATTTAAATTCATTGAGGGTTAACTATGAAGAATAAAATTTCTATTTTTGCCGCTATCGTGATGGCGTTTTCTCTGGCAGCCTGTTCCAGTAATTACGTCATGCATACTAATGACGGTCGTACCATCGTCGCAGAGGGGAAACCGAAGGTTGACGATGAGACGGGTATGATCAGCTATACCGATGCCTACGGTCAGCAACAGCAAATTAATCGTGATAATGTGAAAGAAATGGTGCAAGGGAAGTAGTGCTGCTTGCCT
Protein-coding sequences here:
- a CDS encoding YgdI/YgdR family lipoprotein yields the protein MKNKISIFAAIVMAFSLAACSSNYVMHTNDGRTIVAEGKPKVDDETGMISYTDAYGQQQQINRDNVKEMVQGK